From the genome of Vicia villosa cultivar HV-30 ecotype Madison, WI linkage group LG2, Vvil1.0, whole genome shotgun sequence, one region includes:
- the LOC131650862 gene encoding threonine--tRNA ligase, mitochondrial 1-like, whose protein sequence is MLCSLIRLRRNSSSTSFLHHLSNRFYSPTAAATAAMVVHAKDESYLSATIPKRISLFEAIQAEQQTRRLSLSPDPIKVTLPDGKVKEGKKWQTTPFDVAREISKNLANNALISKVNGVLWDMNRPLEEDSLLQIFKFDDDEGRDTFWHSSAHILGQSLETEYGCKLCIGPCTTRGEGFYYDAFYGDLGLNDDHFKQIEAGALKAVAEKQPFQRIEVTRDQALEIFSDNKFKVEIINDLPADKTITVYRCGPLIDLCRGPHIPNTSFVKAIACLKASSAYWRGDKDRESLQRVYGISYPDQKSLKEYLHRLEEAKKYDHRIVGVKQELILHHEWSPGSWFFLPHGTRIYNKLMNFIRNQYRDRGYQEVISPNMYNMELWKASGHAEKYKDDMFVLEVDKQEFGLKPMNCPGHCLMFKHRVRSYRELPLRFADFGVLHRNEASGALSGLTRVRRFQQDDAHIFCRESQVKDEVRKALDFIDYVYQIFGFTYELKLSTRPENKLGDDATWDRAESALKEALDEFGKPWQLNEGDGAFYGPKIDISVSDALSRKFQCATLQLDFQLPDRFKLEFSAEDEAKIERPVMIHRAILGSVERMFAILLEHYKGKWPFWLSPRQAILCPVSEKSQAYSLKVRDQIHQAGYHVDADTTDRKIQKKVREAQLAQYNYILVVGEEEANTGQVSVRVRDKADHSVMTIENLLKHFSDEVAAFH, encoded by the exons ATGCTATGCTCTCTAATCCGTTTGCGCCGTaactcatcttcaacctcattcCTTCATCATCTCAGTAACCGTTTCTATTCCCCAACCGCCGCCGCAACCGCCGCCATGGTTGTTCACGCTAAGGACGAATCCTACCTAAGCGCCACCATCCCAAAGCGCATCAGTTTATTCGAGGCGATTCAGGCGGAGCAACAGACTCGCCGGCTATCCCTGTCACCGGATCCGATTAAGGTGACACTCCCCGACGGAAAAGTGAAGGAAGGGAAGAAATGGCAAACGACTCCGTTTGATGTGGCTCGTGAAATCTCTAAGAATTTGGCCAATAATGCTCTCATTTCTAAGGTTAATGGTGTTTTGTGGGATATGAATCGTCCTCTTGAAGAGGATTCGTTGCTTCAGATATTTAagtttgatgatgatgaaggacGTGATACTTTTTGGCATTCTAGTGCTCACATTCTTGGCCAG TCTCTTGAGACAGAGTATGGATGCAAGCTTTGCATTGGACCTTGCACTACCAGAGGAGAG ggTTTCTATTATGATGCATTTTATGGTGATTTGGGTTTGAATGATGATCACTTTAAACAAATTGAAGCTGGAGCATTGAAGGCTGTTGCG GAAAAACAACCCTTTCAGCGCATTGAAGTTACACGTGACCAGGCGCTTGAGATATTTTCTGATAATAAGTTTAAG GTCGAAATTATCAATGATTTGCCCGCTGACAAGACCATAACAGTGTACAGATGTGGACCCCTAATTGATTTATGTCGAGGACCACATATTCCTAATACATCCTTTGTCAAAGCAATTGCATGTTTGAAG GCTTCGTCAGCATATTGGAGGGGAGACAAAGATAGAGAAAGTTTACAAAGAGTTTATGGCATATCTTATCCTGATCAGAAGAGTTTAAAG GAATATTTGCATCGCCTTGAAGAGGCTAAAAAGTACGATCACAGGATTGTGGGGGTGAAACAAGAGCTTATTCTTCATCACGAGTGGAG CCCGGGAAGCTGGTTTTTTCTTCCACACGGTACTCGCATCTACAACAAACTCATGAACTTCATTCGAAATCAGTACAGAGACAGGGGTTATCAAGAG GTTATATCACCGAATATGTATAACATGGAGCTGTGGAAGGCATCTGGTCATGCAGAAAAGTATAAAGATGATATGTTTGTTTTGGAg gtTGATAAACAAGAGTTTGGATTGAAACCAATGAATTGCCCAGGACACTGCTTAATGTTTAAACACAGAGTTCGTTCATATAGAG AACTTCCTCTTCGTTTTGCTGATTTTGGGGTTTTGCATCGAAATGAGGCCAGTGGTGCCCTAAGTGGACTAACACGTGTTAGGAGATTTCAGCAG GATGATGCACATATTTTCTGCAGGGAGTCCCAG GTTAAAGATGAAGTCAGAAAAGCCTTGGACTTTATTGATTATGTCTATCAAATATTCGGTTTCACATATGAACTGAAACTTTCAACG AGGCCTGAGAATAAGCTTGGAGATGATGCAACGTGGGATAGGGCTGAAAGTGCTCTCAAGGAGGCTTTGGATGAGTTTGGCAAGCCATGGCAG TTGAATGAAGGGGATGGAGCATTCTATGGACCAAAGATAGATATCAGTGTATCCGATGCGTTGAGTAGAAAATTCCAGTGTGCAACTCTACAG CTTGACTTCCAGCTTCCTGATCGTTTTAAGTTGGAATTCTCAGCTGAGGATGAAGCCAAAATTGAGAGGCCTGTTATGATACATAGAGCCATTCTAGGATCAGTTGAACGCATGTTTGCGATACTATTAGAGCACTACAAGGGTAAATGGCCCTTCTGGCTCAGTCCTCGTCAAGCAATTTTGTGCCCTGTTTCTGAGAAATCACAAGCTTATTCTCTGAAG GTACGAGATCAAATCCACCAAGCAGGATATCATGTAGATGCTGATACAACTGATAGAAAGATTCAGAAGAAG GTACGAGAAGCTCAGTTAGCACAGTACAACTACATCTTGGTTGTTGGGGAAGAGGAGGCGAATACTGGACAG GTGAGTGTACGAGTCAGGGATAAGGCAGACCATAGCGTTATGACCATTGAGAaccttctcaaacacttcagtgaCGAGGTTGCAGCTTTCCATTAA